A genomic region of Friedmanniella luteola contains the following coding sequences:
- a CDS encoding MSMEG_0570 family nitrogen starvation response protein, with amino-acid sequence MTFTSRWPDGHELVSYSPSLVVHDHLEAGGRYPVAEFVARSRTALETASERVRARYGVPCSRAAASLAAIEARAAGLDGDVEVTALRPERAA; translated from the coding sequence ATGACGTTCACCAGCCGCTGGCCCGACGGCCACGAGCTCGTCAGCTACTCCCCCTCCCTGGTCGTGCACGACCACCTGGAGGCGGGCGGCCGGTACCCGGTGGCGGAGTTCGTCGCCCGCTCGCGGACGGCCCTGGAGACGGCCAGCGAGCGGGTCCGGGCCCGCTACGGGGTGCCCTGCTCGCGGGCCGCCGCCTCGCTCGCCGCCATCGAGGCCCGCGCGGCCGGCCTGGACGGCGACGTCGAGGTGACGGCGCTGCGACCGGAGCGGGCGGCGTGA
- a CDS encoding MSMEG_0569 family flavin-dependent oxidoreductase — MSTLDASPSHVPVVVVGAGQAGLAASWYLSRHGVEHVVLERDTAAHAWQDSRWDHFTLVTPNWQCRLPGFPYPGPDPDGFMTREQVVAYLADYVRLVDPPLREHVTVTSVQQDADGGFLVGLRPSTGSGHGPTGSGAGEVLHTDQVVVATGGYHDPRVPRLADRLPADLVQVHSSAYRNADALPPGAVLVVGTGQSGAQIAEDLHLEGRRVHLVVGSAPRVARFYRGRDCVAWLEDMGTYDVPVQQQPGGLAAREKTNHYVTGRDGGRDIDLRAFALDGMRLHGRLVGCTGGRLEIAPTLEASLDAADAVADSIKDAIDRHIAALGLAAPTEPRYTPVWRPEVESTELDLAAEGVTSVVWAVGFTSNYRWLRVPVFDGEGQPCHERGVTAVEGLYFLGLPWLHTWGSGRFAGVDRDAEHVVAHLAARARTPQAALG, encoded by the coding sequence GTGAGCACCCTCGACGCGAGCCCGTCGCACGTCCCGGTCGTCGTCGTCGGCGCCGGCCAGGCCGGCCTGGCCGCCAGCTGGTACCTCAGCCGGCACGGGGTCGAGCACGTCGTGCTGGAGCGGGACACCGCCGCGCACGCCTGGCAGGACAGCCGCTGGGACCACTTCACCCTGGTCACCCCCAACTGGCAGTGCCGGCTGCCCGGCTTCCCCTACCCCGGTCCCGACCCCGACGGGTTCATGACGCGGGAGCAGGTGGTGGCCTACCTCGCGGACTACGTGCGGCTGGTCGACCCCCCGCTGCGGGAGCACGTCACGGTCACCTCGGTGCAGCAGGACGCGGACGGCGGCTTCCTGGTGGGCCTGCGCCCTTCGACAGGCTCAGGGCACGGCCCGACAGGCTCAGGGGCCGGTGAGGTCCTGCACACCGACCAGGTGGTCGTGGCCACGGGCGGCTACCACGACCCGCGGGTGCCGCGGCTGGCCGACCGGCTGCCCGCCGACCTGGTGCAGGTCCACTCGTCCGCCTACCGCAACGCGGACGCGCTGCCGCCCGGGGCCGTGCTGGTCGTCGGCACCGGCCAGTCGGGCGCGCAGATCGCCGAGGACCTGCACCTCGAGGGGCGCCGGGTCCACCTCGTCGTCGGCTCGGCGCCGCGGGTCGCCCGGTTCTACCGGGGCCGCGACTGCGTCGCCTGGCTCGAGGACATGGGCACCTACGACGTCCCCGTCCAGCAGCAGCCCGGGGGGCTGGCGGCCCGGGAGAAGACGAACCACTACGTGACCGGCCGCGACGGCGGCCGGGACATCGACCTGCGCGCCTTCGCCCTCGACGGGATGCGGCTCCACGGCCGGCTCGTCGGCTGCACCGGCGGCCGGCTGGAGATCGCGCCCACCCTGGAGGCGTCGCTGGACGCCGCGGACGCCGTCGCGGACTCGATCAAGGACGCCATCGACCGGCACATCGCCGCGCTGGGCCTGGCGGCGCCGACGGAGCCCCGCTACACCCCGGTCTGGCGTCCCGAGGTCGAGTCGACGGAGCTCGACCTGGCGGCGGAGGGGGTCACGTCGGTCGTCTGGGCGGTCGGGTTCACCAGCAACTACCGCTGGCTCCGGGTGCCCGTGTTCGACGGCGAGGGCCAGCCGTGCCACGAGCGCGGGGTGACGGCCGTCGAGGGGCTCTACTTCCTGGGTCTGCCGTGGCTGCACACCTGGGGCTCGGGCCGCTTCGCGGGCGTCGACCGGGACGCCGAGCACGTCGTCGCCCACCTCGCGGCTCGGGCGCGCACGCCGCAGGCCGCGCTGGGCTGA
- a CDS encoding carbon-nitrogen hydrolase family protein, which translates to MALTRIGAVAGHFGRDVDRTLAKLAGIIASARRDGLDLLVLPGATVGGYIPDLRHPGLDDLPPTLTLDGPELATLRRLAGPLTVCVGFCELADGLRYNAAVCLSGDGVLGHHRKVHQPAGEHFAYAAGDGFAAFDTPVGRLGLLVDYDKTFPESTRTLALDGARVVAALSAWPASVTDRAARITEDRQSRLFDLYDAARAAENQVVLASANQTGVLGDLRFLGQAKVVGPGGDVLARTWSKGALARADVDVDAEVDRARRVLSHLDERRPSAYRLDGPVPA; encoded by the coding sequence GTGGCGCTCACCCGCATCGGCGCGGTCGCCGGCCACTTCGGCCGCGACGTCGACCGCACCCTGGCCAAGCTGGCCGGCATCATCGCGTCCGCCCGGCGCGACGGGCTGGACCTGCTCGTCCTGCCCGGCGCGACCGTGGGCGGCTACATCCCCGACCTGCGCCACCCCGGCCTCGACGACCTGCCGCCGACGCTGACCCTGGACGGGCCGGAGCTGGCGACGCTGCGCCGGCTGGCCGGCCCGCTCACCGTCTGCGTCGGCTTCTGCGAGCTGGCCGACGGGCTGCGCTACAACGCCGCCGTCTGCCTGAGCGGCGACGGCGTCCTCGGTCACCACCGCAAGGTCCACCAGCCCGCCGGCGAGCACTTCGCCTACGCGGCCGGCGACGGCTTCGCCGCCTTCGACACCCCGGTCGGCCGGCTGGGCCTGCTCGTCGACTACGACAAGACGTTCCCCGAGTCCACGCGGACGCTCGCCCTCGACGGCGCCCGCGTCGTGGCCGCCCTCTCCGCCTGGCCGGCCAGCGTCACCGACCGTGCCGCCCGGATCACCGAGGACCGGCAGTCCCGGCTTTTCGACCTGTACGACGCGGCCCGCGCGGCGGAGAACCAGGTGGTGCTCGCCTCCGCCAACCAGACCGGGGTGCTCGGCGACCTCCGCTTCCTCGGCCAGGCCAAGGTCGTCGGGCCCGGCGGCGACGTGCTGGCCCGGACCTGGTCGAAGGGCGCGCTGGCCCGCGCCGACGTCGACGTCGACGCGGAGGTGGACCGGGCCCGGCGCGTGCTCTCCCACCTGGACGAGCGCCGGCCCTCCGCCTACCGGCTGGACGGCCCGGTGCCCGCGTGA
- a CDS encoding MSMEG_0565 family glycosyltransferase, translating to MRVALLTYSTRPRGGVVHTLALAEALAALGVDVTVWTLGRGGDAAFFRPVDPAVRLRVVDLPALEDEEVGARIVRSIATLRAAFDEHRAAGGRYDVVHAQDCISANAVDRCVRTIHHLDHFTTPELAACHERAVVRPFAHVCVSAAVAREVEQGWGLRPTVIGNGVEAERFAAAAHDAAGRRRWREQVGGRYVLAVGGIEPRKGSLDLLEAVALLRRDEPDLQLVVAGGETLFDYRGYRAAFDERAEALGVRPQVLGPVDHDALPSLVAGCGALGFVSTQEGFGLAAMEGLAAGVPVVVRELPVLTEVFGPHVRYGSDPGTIAAALREALDAGPLPGGQAFARGHTWAAAARAHLAFYAGLEP from the coding sequence GTGAGGGTCGCGCTGCTCACCTACTCGACCCGGCCCCGCGGCGGCGTCGTGCACACCCTGGCCCTGGCCGAGGCCCTCGCCGCCCTGGGCGTCGACGTCACCGTGTGGACCCTCGGCCGCGGCGGCGACGCCGCCTTCTTCCGGCCGGTCGACCCGGCCGTCCGGCTGCGGGTGGTCGACCTCCCGGCCCTCGAGGACGAGGAGGTCGGGGCGCGCATCGTCCGCTCCATCGCCACCCTGCGCGCCGCGTTCGACGAGCACCGGGCCGCCGGCGGGCGCTACGACGTCGTGCACGCCCAGGACTGCATCAGCGCCAACGCCGTCGACCGCTGCGTCCGCACCATCCACCACCTCGACCACTTCACCACCCCCGAGCTGGCCGCCTGCCACGAGCGCGCCGTCGTCCGGCCCTTCGCGCACGTCTGCGTCTCCGCCGCGGTGGCGCGGGAGGTCGAGCAGGGCTGGGGCCTGCGGCCGACCGTGATCGGGAACGGCGTCGAGGCGGAGCGGTTCGCCGCCGCCGCCCACGACGCCGCCGGCCGACGGCGCTGGCGGGAGCAGGTCGGCGGGCGCTACGTGCTGGCCGTCGGGGGCATCGAGCCGCGCAAGGGCAGCCTCGACCTGCTGGAGGCCGTCGCCCTGCTGCGGAGGGACGAGCCGGACCTGCAGCTGGTGGTGGCCGGCGGGGAGACCCTGTTCGACTACCGCGGCTACCGGGCCGCCTTCGACGAGCGCGCCGAGGCCCTCGGGGTCCGGCCCCAGGTCCTCGGCCCCGTCGACCACGACGCCCTGCCGTCCCTGGTCGCCGGCTGCGGTGCGCTGGGCTTCGTCTCCACCCAGGAGGGGTTCGGGCTGGCGGCGATGGAGGGACTGGCCGCCGGGGTGCCCGTGGTCGTCCGCGAGCTGCCCGTGCTGACCGAGGTGTTCGGGCCGCACGTCCGCTACGGCTCCGACCCCGGCACGATCGCGGCCGCGCTCCGCGAGGCCCTCGACGCGGGCCCGCTGCCCGGTGGGCAGGCCTTCGCCCGGGGCCACACCTGGGCGGCCGCGGCCCGCGCACACCTGGCCTTCTACGCCGGCCTGGAACCTTGA